In a genomic window of Diabrotica undecimpunctata isolate CICGRU chromosome 2, icDiaUnde3, whole genome shotgun sequence:
- the LOC140433794 gene encoding uncharacterized protein, translated as MSETDSKLDLSSLVTELNSILEPNSDKNNEMAQTNYQLLKLYLDSIPAYDGNPHTLTIFIENCENLITNFASQTDGTLNTFLLRAILDKLNGRAQMLIGSRKELNTWQLVKDALNLSFGDQRDLDCLIQDLITLRPFKNETAYNFGMRCQETRSLVTQK; from the coding sequence atgagtGAAACTGATAGTAAATTAGATTTAAGTAGCCTTGTAACAGAATTAAATTCAATTTTAGAACCAAATAGCGATAAAAATAACGAAATGGCTCAAACAAACTACCAACTGTTAAAACTTTACTTAGATTCTATCCCAGCATATGATGGTAATCCACATACCTTAACCATATTTATagaaaattgtgaaaatttaATAACTAATTTTGCTAGCCAAACAGACGGCACCTTAAATACATTTTTACTTCGAGCTATATTAGATAAATTAAATGGAAGAGCTCAAATGTTAATAGGTTCTAGGAAAGAATTAAATACATGGCAACTCGTAAAAGATGCCCTTAATCTTAgttttggagaccagagagatCTCGATTGCCTTATCCAAGACCTGATAACGTTGAGGCCTTTCAAGAATGAAACCGCTTATAATTTTGGCATGCGATGCCAAGAAACACGTAGTTTAGTAACACAAAAATAA